A genomic window from Gossypium hirsutum isolate 1008001.06 chromosome D10, Gossypium_hirsutum_v2.1, whole genome shotgun sequence includes:
- the LOC107915185 gene encoding LOW QUALITY PROTEIN: probable choline kinase 2 (The sequence of the model RefSeq protein was modified relative to this genomic sequence to represent the inferred CDS: inserted 1 base in 1 codon): protein MVFSSSNHFPNSSYISSPFSPRFFSLLNPQSKPPIKMSKILPFQIANPTPRIYPRTVTWILSKPVLIPSVSKCYTPIYLAGLRPHLHTPSFSFSSRALDDSSSSMETQNENIGELSEMEKYEKTSGQGRSSTGDPTAVIPLRTNSGLSHLISPIIFSFSDNKEARLPREVKDALQSMASEWDDVVDSKALQVIPLKGAMTNEVFQIKWPTREXNVSQKVLVRIYGEGVDVFFDREDEIRTFEFMSKHGQGPRLLRRFRNGRIEEFIRARTLSASDLRDPAISALIATRLREFHELDMPGPKKVWLWDRLRKWLKAAKRLSPLEEAKAFCLESLEEEISILEKKLSARHQRIGFCHNDLQYGNIMFDEGTKSVTIIDYEYASYNPVAFDIANHLCEMAADYHTETPHVMDYSKYPGLEERLRFLRVYLNSSGKKPRDSEVQQLLQDVEKYTLASHLTWGVWGIISEHVNEIDFDYKEYAKQRLQQYWKRKPELLGYS, encoded by the exons ATGGTGTTTTCGTCATCAAACCATTTTCCCAATTCTTCCTATATTTCTTCTCCATTTTCACCCCGATTTTTTAGCTTATTAAACCCCCAATCCAAACCACCCATTAAAATGTCTAAAATCTTACCCTTCCAAATAGCTAATCCAACTCCCAGAATCTACCCCAGAACTGTCACTTGGATCCTCTCAAAGCCTGTTCTAATCCCTTCAGTTTCAAAATGTTACACTCCCATTTATTTGGCAGGTCTCAGACCCCATCTCCATACCCCAAGCTTTTCGTTTTCATCTCGAGCCTTGGATGATTCGTCGTCTTCAATGGAGACCCAGAATGAAAATATTGGCGAACTATCGGAGATGGAGAAGTATGAGAAGACTAGCGGCCAG GGAAGATCATCTACAGGAGATCCAACGGCCGTGATTCCTTTACGGACGAACTCCGGGCTCTCCCATCTCATTTCTcccatcatcttttctttttcag ACAATAAAGAGGCAAGGTTGCCACGAGAAGTAAAGGACGCTCTGCAGTCGATGGCGTCTGAGTGGGATGATGTAGTGGATTCAAAAGCTTTGCAGGTGATCCCTCTTAAAGGTGCTATGACCAATGAGGTGTTCCAGATAAAATGGCCAACCAGGG ATAATGTGTCACAAAAGGTTTTAGTTAGGATTTACGGTGAGGGTGTGGATGTGTTTTTTGATCGGGAGGATGAAATCCGGACGTTTGAGTTTATGTCGAAGCATGGACAAGGACCTCGTTTGCTACGACGGTTCCGCAATGGGCGAATTGAAGAGTTCATCCGTGCGCGG ACACTATCAGCATCTGATTTGCGTGATCCAGCCATATCAGCTCTAATAGCAACCAGATTAAGGGAGTTCCATGAACTTGATATGCCCGGTCCAAAGAAAGTTTGGCTATGGGATAGATTGCG AAAATGGCTTAAGGCAGCCAAGAGACTTAGCCCACTGGAAGAAGCCAAAGCCTTTTGCTTAGAATCTTTGGAGGAGGAAATCTCTATTCTAGAAAAGAAACTCTCAGCGAGGCATCAACGGATAGGTTTCTGCCACAATGATTTACAATATGGGAACATAATGTTTGATGAAGGGACTAAATCAGTAACCATCATT GATTATGAGTATGCAAGTTATAATCCTGTTGCCTTTGATATTGCAAATCACTTGTGTGAGATGGCTGCTGATTATCACACAGAAACACCCCATGTTATGGATTATAGTAAATATCCAG GTTTGGAAGAGCGCCTAAGATTTCTGCGTGTATACCTGAATTCTTCAG GTAAGAAACCTAGAGACTCTGAAGTGCAGCAGCTGCTTCAAGATGTTGAGAAATATACTCTAGCGAGTCACCTCACTTGGGGTGTGTGGGGAATAATATCG GAGCATGTCAATGAAATTGACTTTGACTACAAAGAATATGCCAAGCAGAGGCTTCAACAGTACTGGAAAAGGAAGCCGGAGTTGTTGGGGTATTCTTGA
- the LOC107915559 gene encoding pEARLI1-like lipid transfer protein 3, with product MGNLEAEVWLCTAMKVEMLGLPIDLNIALRAELSVCGREGAPEYNCSALHRQIAFYCFPNDGSAQSYYGTCNPLSLGVCVNLLGGLVNLDLGNVPTQSCCSLIHGLADLEAAVCLCTAVRANVLDIKLNLPISLSLLLDNCGRRVATEYICAP from the exons ATGGGGAATCTTGAAGCTGAAGTTTGGCTTTGCACTGCTATGAAAGTCGAGATGTTGGGCCTTCCCATCGACCTTAATATTGCATTGAGGGCCGAACTCAGTGTCTGTGGAAGAGAAGGTGCTCCTGAATACAATTGCAGTGCATTGCATAGACAAATTGCTTTTTATTGT TTTCCCAACGATGGTAGCGCTCAAAGCTATTATGGTACTTGTAATCCATTGAGCCTTGGTGTGTGTGTTAATCTGTTGGGTGGTTTGGTGAATCTCGACCTCGGCAACGTGCCAACCCAATCATGCTGCAGTTTGATCCATGGGTTGGCTGATCTTGAAGCTGCGGTTTGCCTTTGCACTGCTGTCCGAGCTAATGTCTTGGACATTAAACTCAACCTTCCTATTTCATTGAGTCTCTTACTCGATAATTGTGGAAGAAGGGTGGCTACTGAGTACATTTGCGCTCCATAA